The Mustelus asterias chromosome 1, sMusAst1.hap1.1, whole genome shotgun sequence genomic interval TCCTAGAGGGGAGATGTTTGCGAGGCAGGTTTCTCACAAGGAGAAGATTACTGATATAATTTGGAATAAATCAATACTATGAGATCTTCTTCACATTTTGAAAAGCAAAAATATTAATTAATTCTTATTGTACCACAGCTGTCCAGTGAAGCAAAGATCAATGAATATGTGAAGCTGCTCAAACTACCTGCCGATAAAGGTGCGGATGTGAAACCCGGAACTCGCTGTACAGTGGCAGGATGGGGAAAAACTAAACCAAATTCAATTTCCACAGCTGATCTGCTTCAAGAAGTGGACCTAACTGTAGTAGATCGCAAAATATGCAACAGTAATTACAGGGGTAATCCTAACATTACAGAGGACATGATCTGTGCTGGTGACGGACAAGGCAGGAAAAGCGCATACAAAGTAAGTGTACTGTGTTAGCTGGTATCAGTTAAAGTTACAATGAAACTTCTGTAATTACTCTAAaaatccagctggttcactaatgtctcttaCTGAGGCAAACCTGTTgggcttacctggcctggcctataacTGACTCCAAACTCACATCATCAAAGTTGACCCTCTGAAATGGATTAAATGTCATTCATCgaattataaaatccctacagtgcagaaagagggcattcggcccatcgagtctgcatgactctgaaagagcatcccacacaagccctcccccccagcctatttccataaccccacgcatctccatggccaatccacctaacctacatatctttggacactaaggggcaacttaccatggctaatccacctaacctgcacatctttggactgtgggaggaaacctgagcacccggaggaaacccacgcagacacagggggaacatgcaaactccattcagTTGGATCAACTAAAATGCTTCACTAAAGCATCACCGTTTTCTCACGtcaactaggcatgggcaattaatgccagcCTTGCAAGCAATGCCCACATTGTGAGAATGAATTAAATAGAATGATAAACCGATGTACAGTGGATGGTCCAGTTTTACAAATGTAGATGCTAATCATGTAAGAACCGACATCCCTACAGTTGACTTAATTATCTGGAACTTTATATTTATGCTCTGTATCAAGTCGATTTCATCAACTATATTACTGAGCCACCTCTTATAACTGCTGTTGCCCTTGCGGTGTACATATACCCATAGAGCTGATAGGATAGGaggtccaggattctgacccagcaacaatgaaggaatgatgatatagatCCAAGTTTCGATGGTGTGCGGCTTGGGGTGGAACatgcgggtggtggtgttcccaagcatctgctgcccttgtctctcTAGATGTTTGGATGGTGATGtaaaaggagccttagtgagttgttgcagtgcatgttgtagatgatgcacagtgctaccactgtacatcagtgatgaagggagtgaacgttgaagatggtggatgtggACCAATCAAGTgagttgctttgccctggatggtgttgagtatattgagtgttgttgaagctgcacccaaccgggcaagtggagagtattccatcacactcctgacttttaccttgacaggctttgggaggtcaGAAGGTGAGGTActtaccacagaattcccagcctctgatctgctcttgtcaccaccatatttatatggctggtctagttcagttaGTGGCCAATGGTAACACTCACGATGTTGCCAGTGGGCGACAGTtaaggtaatgccattgaatgtcttaaactgtgtcccctagttctcgtGTCCCCTAGAAAGGGAATTCTCCTCCCACAATTCCCCttgtcaagtcccttcaggatCTGAAGGgagttctctggagttcagaagagtgaaaggggatcgcatagaaacttatacaattctatcagggttagacagggtaggttcagaaagaatgttcccaatggtgggggagtccagaacgaggtcataatttgaggataaggggtaaaccttttagaactgagatgaagagagatttcttcacccagagggtggtgaaggtgtgaaattcactaccacagaaagtagttgaggccaaaacgttgtttgatttcaagaaaaaattagatgtagctcttggggctaaagggatcaagggaaatggggtggggaggagggaatcaggatattgaattcaatgatcagccatgattaaaatgaatggtggagcaggctcgaagggccgaatggcctgctcctgcttctagtttctatgtttctatgatatgtttctatatgatcatctctcatccttctaaactccaatgggtgtcGAGCAaaactgttcaacctttcttcattagATAAGTCCCTCATCCCAAGAATGAGTGGAATGAATTTTTTCTGAGCTGCTTCCAAATTAATTATATCCATTTTCAAATTAAAAGTTTACACTTTCTTCTGTTTAAAATATTCTCTACTAAATCTAATTTGCTCCAAAGTGCAAAGCTCACCATCTTCTCGTGCCAatgtgggatgggcaataaatgtagcTTTGCCATGCAATGCAGAAATCCTgtgagcaaatttttaaaatgatGGTGTGTGTTGCTGAAGGCCCCTGGTACTCTGGCAAGTCCAAATGCAGGGACACATGGTTATGGAAACAAACCATGGATAATGGAGAGAAAAAGGTGAGGTTCAGGATAGTTCACATGATGTAGGAAGTCCTACCACCAAACTCAGATTTAGTAAGTAAAAATATTTCCCTGTGTCTATGGTGTAAAGATTGTTGATGTTTAGTGACATTAAATAACGATGAAATGGGCTGTTGGGAGATAAGGGCTGAATTTAGCAGCAAATTTGAGAGTGGGTTGGTTAACGACTGGATGATATATTTGATAGAGGATAACAAGAGCTATCATGGGATCTGATATTTCCTGGACCAACCAGATTGATGCAATGCTATTTTTTTCTAACATTCTTGCAACCCTTTACATGTACATAAATACTGAGCACAGCTCAACAAGACATGAATATATTGCAATCTAAACTGATTAAAATTTAGCCAATTCCGTTTAGTTGTTATCTTTTTCTTCCAGGGTGATTCAGGTGGCCCTTTCATTTGCAAAGGTGTGTACAAAGCGATTGTGACAGCTGGACCTGAGATTCCGAATCCCAATCAGCCTGGGATTTACACACTCCTATCAAAGAAATACCTGGCCTGGATTGCGAAAGTAATTGGCATGCAAACTTACAATATGACTGCTGAAGAATTATACTGAGTCTTGAGAGTCTTTCTGTCACTCTGTTTAACTTCATAACTTGTTGAATTGCTTTGCTCAGAGAAGGACAAGAATGCTTTTGCCCAAATGCTTTAGTACATTGTACAACATTCTGctataaaatcaaataaaaaagaaACATGAAATTTTCAATGAGCGAAATTCATTAACTGAATCCACAGACAGAGGTTCGAATTGTAAAAGAGGGTCAAACAGttctttcacaatatacattaacgatttggaggaaggaactgaaggcactgttgttaagtttgcagatgatacaaagacatgcagaggggcaggtagtattgaggaagcaagggggctgcagaaggacttggacaggttaggagagtggacaaagaagtggcagatggaatacaatgtggaaaagtgtgaggttatgcactttgaaaggaggaatCCAGGCATaggttattttctaaatgggaaatgcttcggaaatcagaaacacaaagggacttgggagtcattgttcaagattctcttaaggttaacgtgcaggttcagttggcagttaggaaggcaaatgtaatgttagcattcatgtcgaaagggtgagaatacaagagcagggatgtacttctgaggctgaataaggttctggtcagaccccctttggaGCActatgagcagttttgagccccatatctaaggaatgatgtgctggccttggaaaggatccagaggatcttcataagaatgatccctggaatgaagagcttgtcgtatgaggaacggttgaggactctgggtctgtactcattggagtttagaaggatgaggggggatcttattgaaacttacaggatactgcgaggcctggatagagtggacgtggagaggatgtttccactagtgggaaaaactagaagcagagggcacaacctcaggctaaagggatgatcctttaaaacagagatgaggaggaatttcttcagccagagagtggtgaatctgtggaactctttgctgcagaagtctgtggaggccaggtcattgagtgtctttaagacagagatagataggttcttgattaataaggggatcaggggttatggggaaaaggcaggagaatggggatgagaagaaaaacagccatgattaaatggcagagcagactcaatgggctgagtggcctaattcttctgctatgtcttatggtcttatggtctaagtaaGTGAGATTTTCATCTGAAATTATAGTGACAGCAGATCTGTTTATTCTATACAATCCTGCTTAAGATAAAATCTATTACTTTCTGCATTAAAGTATCAACTAAACCACTGAACGTTTAAATAGAATCTGTCACTTACAACTCCAGcatcggaattctcccatctcgcccaccatgggaatcggaccaGGCGAGGGGCAGGCAatggaaaggcctgttgacctccggtggaattttccggtctcgggtcgtgCCAGGCCTTAAAGTGCTGCAGGAGTTTAACTACAATTTTGGAGAGTTATAAATCCTCCAAGGAGCATCGGAAACATCTGGACCCATTGTGGCGTGAGATAAACTGGCAACAGCTGCACAATCGAGACTCCCGGCTTCACAAAGATATATCTGTGTAACATCTTCTGGATAGGTAGGTGGTGTGGCATCGCAGGATTGATACTAGGAGACATGAAGGCTGGGAAATTAAAGGAGCTTTATTCATGAGGTGTGTTCAATATAGGTTACTTCTTTACCCTGCACAAGTACCCCGCTAGCAATTGGTAATGTCTACTCCAGTAATGTCATGCCGTCATGCATATATCATTATACAGAGCTCAGTGCAGCTTCAGTGCTGCTTATAAACACATTACATTTCCTCCTCCTTTAAATCAAAACAAGTGTAACATAAACAATAATCAATCTGTCAGACGGGTTTGGGAGTCATCATTCTCTGAAATGTTGCTGACGAAACTCAGGCATCTGCTTCTTGGCATAGCCGTAACCACTGACGTTTCTGACTTTGTATGAACATCGTCAGTGGTTGTTTTCACTGGTGTCGACATTGTAGCTAAAGGTTGAATTTGTGTTTGTTCTGAAGTTGAGGTGTTGTTTTTCTTCAAGGTTCTGTCGGTATCTGAGTTTCAGGAAGGTTCAGTTCAGAACCTTGTACAGTTGAATTGGGATTAACTGTAGGTTCTATCTCCGATGGGATCAGTTCTCCCTGCCAACAGCTGGTCCATATGCCTACTCCAGAGGCCATCATCCTGAGTCTGGACGGTATCGAGGATGATTGCTCTGAGCCCCAAAGAAGACATCCTGACTACAGATAATGCCAATCTTCTAGTGGAGTATGATTTCAAGTCAAGTTTTGGTTCTGAGGTCTTGCATCTTAGCACCATATCTATTACCTCAGAGAGTGTTGGATCACTGCAGCTGTACTTCTTTACTTGCACTGAAGTGACAGGTGTACTAACTGCCTATTCAAAGTAGAATATACTTCTGCTCAAACTATTTGCTGATGAATGATTTGGCAGTGGTCATCGAGAAAGCCCATCTGCATTACAGTGAAAACTTGATTGTTGATAACTGATTATATAAGTATCTTCAGACAAAAGCAGTGCCCACCTCTGCATTCTGCCTGCTGCCAATGATGGTATTTCTGTATGTGGTCCAAAAATTTTAATTAATGGACGATGATCCGTCAATAGCATGAAGTTTCTTCCATTCAAGGATTGGAGGAAGCTTTTTACTCCAAAGATAATTCCAAAGGATTCTCTTTCAATTTGTGcgcagtcactttcacctttgatcaatgttctggacacaaaagCAATGGGTTCTCCTCACGCGATGGCATGATGTGGGATACCACCGCTCCAGCACCACAGGTAGATGCTTGAAATGCCATCTGTAGATGTAGGTTTGGATCAAAACGTGTCCGGACTTCAGTTATGAGCAACTCCTCCTTGGCCGCAGTGGTttaaaagacagctcaccaccaccttctcaggtacaattagggataggtaataaatgctggccaagccagcgatgtCCCCACGCAGAGTAAAAGAGTAAAATCAAAATCTTAGGACTTCCATCTTGTTAAAGCTGCAAAAATTACAGCCTCCTATATTAATTTTTACATGATGTATGTTCATTTAGTTATGATCATTATTAATGACGAATCTTTGGAGGATAGTGCATTTTTGCATAAGAAATAAAAATATGATTACAATTTTAATTTCAAACAGAATATTACAAACAGAAAAATCTGATTGCCTTCACATGTTAAACTGTTAAATGATAATGAATTAcagctgtgtggtgaaccatcgttggttcccactggatagtactgagccagggtctggccagtactacaaggatgtacatatgttactgttgggttgtgctatttgttgctgttggggttagggtggggttgttacacctttgtactgtagtgttgtggtacatcccagtcgggctccgcctcctgggagaggtataaaagtccctgctctggctgggaccccttcagtctgggatcgtgtatataattattgactgcttcattacagtaaataaaagccttttatttcccgagcatctagcctcgtgtttgagaacgcacatcaattttatttactgttgttaaactctcgtcgaagaaaaaaaaaagagagtatggagcagatcctgaagccggaacgccttacactagatccacgtgcggtgggcgcttctaacaccttc includes:
- the LOC144500314 gene encoding granzyme K-like, yielding MKWLQYTLFISLIVVSLTPTYHGVEIIGGHEAKPHSKPFMASIQKYSKTIGRYVHRCGGALIERRWVLTAAHCESFELTQVVLGAHSLKWNEKSQQKLAVKKQHSHSQYDENKRTNDIMLLELSSEAKINEYVKLLKLPADKGADVKPGTRCTVAGWGKTKPNSISTADLLQEVDLTVVDRKICNSNYRGNPNITEDMICAGDGQGRKSAYKGDSGGPFICKGVYKAIVTAGPEIPNPNQPGIYTLLSKKYLAWIAKVIGMQTYNMTAEELY